In Diachasmimorpha longicaudata isolate KC_UGA_2023 chromosome 7, iyDiaLong2, whole genome shotgun sequence, the following proteins share a genomic window:
- the LOC135164385 gene encoding uncharacterized protein LOC135164385 — MQAIRRERGYLRAANEWLRWEDTEGETLDGENIFAIQDLHDRAAKWLADSEDEAYLCGARWEGGVGPDTPRAHWIRALRREARELEAEGEQVLTLYDVEDACARRVLFGDEPAQPDLTQEDWSLEQWD, encoded by the exons atgCAGGCCATACGGAGGGAGAGGGGATACCTCAGGGCAGCCAACGAGTGGCTGCGCTGGGAGGATACGGAGGGCGAAACCCTGGatggggaaaatattttcgccatccaggatcTCCATGACAGGGCCGCCAAATGGTTGGCGGATTCGGAGGATGAGGCCTACCTG tGTGGAGCTCGCTGGGAGGGAGGTGTCGGACCGGACACCCCAAGAGCCCACTGGATCCGCGCTCTGAGGCGCGAGGCGCGGGAGTTGGAGGCCGAGGGTGAGCAGGTGCTCACCCTGTACGACGTGGAGGATGCCTGTGCGCGCAGGGTCCTCTTCGGGGACGAGCCCGCCCAGCCCGACCTGACCCAGGAGGACTGGTCCCTTGAACAGTGGGACTGA